GCTCTAGCGGGTAAACTCTTTCCTACGTAAAAAACCCCACGCCGGGGTTTTTTCACGGACCCCCAGGTCGGGGATGCGATGGGCGGAACGGACCCAGGAACGGCCCGCGTCGGGCGGTCGTCCTCCGAGGCCCGGCGGACCTACGACCGTCTGGCCCCGGTGTACGACCTCCTGGCCGGCGCCGGAGAGGCCCGGCTGCGGGAGACCGGCCTGCGGCTCCTCGCCGTTCGGGAGGGGGAGCGGGTTCTGGAGATAGGATGCGGTACGGGACGCGCCCTGGTAAAACTGGCCGGAGCCGCGGGGGGGACCGGGAGGGTGGTCGGGGTGGACCTCTCGCCCGCCATGCTCGAAAAGACCCGGCGGCGGCTGGCGCAATCGGAGCGGGGGACGCGCGTGGAGCTCCGACCGGGCGACGCCATGGAAGTCCGCCTGGAGCGCGGCTTTTTCGACGCCGTCTTCCTCACCTTCACCCTGGATCTCTTCGACACGCCGGACATCCCGACGCTCCTGTCGCGGTGCCGGGACGCGCTGCGGCCGGGCGGGAGAATCTGCATCGCGGCCATGGACGACGACGGGAAAGGCCCGCTCCTCCGGCTCTACGGCTTGGCGCACCGGCGGTTCCCCCGCGCGGTGGACTGCCGA
The bacterium DNA segment above includes these coding regions:
- a CDS encoding class I SAM-dependent methyltransferase, which translates into the protein MGGTDPGTARVGRSSSEARRTYDRLAPVYDLLAGAGEARLRETGLRLLAVREGERVLEIGCGTGRALVKLAGAAGGTGRVVGVDLSPAMLEKTRRRLAQSERGTRVELRPGDAMEVRLERGFFDAVFLTFTLDLFDTPDIPTLLSRCRDALRPGGRICIAAMDDDGKGPLLRLYGLAHRRFPRAVDCRPIPVRRFIIEAGFRVEKNLRADVWGLPAAVVLARN